The Scomber japonicus isolate fScoJap1 chromosome 9, fScoJap1.pri, whole genome shotgun sequence genome includes a region encoding these proteins:
- the scarb2a gene encoding lysosome membrane protein 2a isoform X2: MTRRSCAIYATGIVCAHLLIVGIALVVAQVFQTMIHSRLKKEITLTEKSQVFESWKNPPPPVYMEYYFFNVTNPEVFLKGGKAAVQQIGPYTYREYRPRENVTFLENGTKLYALNPKTFVFVPEKSAGDPEVDLIRTVNIPFVAVMNEMNSYSFFVRTFVSMYMNSLGIEMFMTRTVHEVLWGFKDPLLSKIHSMKPDVDEYFGLMWKKNGTHEGEFVFHTGEQNYLDYGKIDTWNGLREMSWWSSNQSNMINGTDGAVFHPLISRNELLYIFAADLCRSIHLAYVEDVDVKGIQAFRFAPPNDVLMAPKDNPNNEGFCVPAGDCLGTGVLKVSVCREGAPIVVSFPHFYQADRKYIEAVDGLNPNKEEHETYLDLQPTTGVPIRACKRAQLNIILKRVAGFPKTKFINETIFPIMFVNETATIDDNSASQMRTLLLIVTLVSNFPLLIVGLGIILLLVLVVLFCRNRQKKTAKDDTAYTQVSDKPDVESSETPASQPMRNGSYIAMSPVEAQKC, from the exons ATGACTCGGAGATCCTGTGCCATTTACGCCACCGGGATCGTGTGCGCTCACCTCCTCATCGTGGGGATCGCCCTGGTCGTGGCGCAAGTCTTCCAAACAATGATCCATAGCCGGTTAAAAAAG GAAATTACTCTGACAGAGAAGAGCCAAGTGTTTGAGTCATGGAAGAATCCGCCTCCACCTGTTTATATGGAGTATTACTTCTTCAATGTGACCAATCCAGAAGTCTTCTTAAAAGGTGGCAAGGCAGCTGTCCAACAGATCGGGCCCTACACCTACAG GGAATACAGGCCAAGGGAAAATGTCACTTTCCTGGAGAACGGCACAAAGCTTTACGCCCTGAACCCCAAAACTTTTGTGTTTGTGCCCGAGAAGTCAGCTGGTGACCCCGAGGTTGACCTCATCAGGACTGTCAATATCCCGTTTGTG GCGGTGATGAACGAGATGAACTCCTACTCCTTTTTCGTGCGTACGTTTGTTTCCATGTACATGAACTCCCTGGGCATCGAAATGTTCATGACCCGCACTGTCCACGAGGTTCTGTGGGGCTTCAAAGACCCTCTTCTCAGCAAGATCCATTCCATGAAGCCCGATGTGGATGAGTACTTTGGGCTGATGTGGAAG AAAAATGGGACCCATGAAGGGGAGTTTGTGTTCCACACTGGCGAACAGAACTACTTGGATTATGGCAAGATCGACACGTGGAACGGCCTGAG GGAGATGTCGTGGTGGTCTTCCAATCAGAGCAACATGATCAACGGTACGGACGGCGCGGTCTTCCACCCTCTGATCAGCAGGAACGAGCTGCTTTACATCTTCGCTGCTGATCTCTGCAG GTCTATCCATCTAGCCTATGTGGAAGATGTGGACGTGAAAGGCATCCAGGCGTTCCGCTTCGCACCCCCCAATGATGTACTCATGGCCCCTAAAGACAACCCCAATAACGAGGGCTTCTGCGTGCCAGCTGGAGACTGTCTCGGCACCGGGGTGCTTAAAGTCAGCGTTTGTCGAGAAG GCGCTCCCATCGTGGTGTCTTTCCCACACTTTTATCAAGCGGACCGGAAGTACATCGAAGCCGTCGATGGGCTCAACCCCAACAAGGAAGAGCACGAGACGTACCTCGACCTGCAGCCA ACCACAGGTGTTCCCATTCGTGCCTGCAAGAGAGCTCAGCTCAACATCATTCTGAAGAGAGTTGCAGGCTTCCC CAAAACCAAGTTCATCAACGAGACCATTTTCCCCATCATGTTCGTCAATGAG ACGGCGACTATTGACGATAACTCGGCATCCCAGATGAGGACGCTGCTCTTAATTGTGACTCTTGTGTCAAACTTCCCCTTGCTCATCGTGGGCTTGGGTATCATCCTACTGCTGGTCCTCGTCGTTTTGTTCTGCCGAAACCGCCAGAAGAAG ACGGCAAAAGATGACACGGCATACACTCAGGTCAGCGACAAACCTGACGTCGAGTCGTCAGAAACGCCGGCCAGCCAGCCAATGAGGAACGGCTCCTACATCGCCATGTCTCCAGTGGAGGCCCAGAAGTGTTGA
- the scarb2a gene encoding lysosome membrane protein 2a isoform X1, giving the protein MTRRSCAIYATGIVCAHLLIVGIALVVAQVFQTMIHSRLKKEITLTEKSQVFESWKNPPPPVYMEYYFFNVTNPEVFLKGGKAAVQQIGPYTYREYRPRENVTFLENGTKLYALNPKTFVFVPEKSAGDPEVDLIRTVNIPFVAVMNEMNSYSFFVRTFVSMYMNSLGIEMFMTRTVHEVLWGFKDPLLSKIHSMKPDVDEYFGLMWKKNGTHEGEFVFHTGEQNYLDYGKIDTWNGLREMSWWSSNQSNMINGTDGAVFHPLISRNELLYIFAADLCRSIHLAYVEDVDVKGIQAFRFAPPNDVLMAPKDNPNNEGFCVPAGDCLGTGVLKVSVCREGAPIVVSFPHFYQADRKYIEAVDGLNPNKEEHETYLDLQPTTGVPIRACKRAQLNIILKRVAGFPKTKFINETIFPIMFVNETATIDDNSASQMRTLLLIVTLVSNFPLLIVGLGIILLLVLVVLFCRNRQKKNEVKRIDFTEAFHSFTTAKDDTAYTQVSDKPDVESSETPASQPMRNGSYIAMSPVEAQKC; this is encoded by the exons ATGACTCGGAGATCCTGTGCCATTTACGCCACCGGGATCGTGTGCGCTCACCTCCTCATCGTGGGGATCGCCCTGGTCGTGGCGCAAGTCTTCCAAACAATGATCCATAGCCGGTTAAAAAAG GAAATTACTCTGACAGAGAAGAGCCAAGTGTTTGAGTCATGGAAGAATCCGCCTCCACCTGTTTATATGGAGTATTACTTCTTCAATGTGACCAATCCAGAAGTCTTCTTAAAAGGTGGCAAGGCAGCTGTCCAACAGATCGGGCCCTACACCTACAG GGAATACAGGCCAAGGGAAAATGTCACTTTCCTGGAGAACGGCACAAAGCTTTACGCCCTGAACCCCAAAACTTTTGTGTTTGTGCCCGAGAAGTCAGCTGGTGACCCCGAGGTTGACCTCATCAGGACTGTCAATATCCCGTTTGTG GCGGTGATGAACGAGATGAACTCCTACTCCTTTTTCGTGCGTACGTTTGTTTCCATGTACATGAACTCCCTGGGCATCGAAATGTTCATGACCCGCACTGTCCACGAGGTTCTGTGGGGCTTCAAAGACCCTCTTCTCAGCAAGATCCATTCCATGAAGCCCGATGTGGATGAGTACTTTGGGCTGATGTGGAAG AAAAATGGGACCCATGAAGGGGAGTTTGTGTTCCACACTGGCGAACAGAACTACTTGGATTATGGCAAGATCGACACGTGGAACGGCCTGAG GGAGATGTCGTGGTGGTCTTCCAATCAGAGCAACATGATCAACGGTACGGACGGCGCGGTCTTCCACCCTCTGATCAGCAGGAACGAGCTGCTTTACATCTTCGCTGCTGATCTCTGCAG GTCTATCCATCTAGCCTATGTGGAAGATGTGGACGTGAAAGGCATCCAGGCGTTCCGCTTCGCACCCCCCAATGATGTACTCATGGCCCCTAAAGACAACCCCAATAACGAGGGCTTCTGCGTGCCAGCTGGAGACTGTCTCGGCACCGGGGTGCTTAAAGTCAGCGTTTGTCGAGAAG GCGCTCCCATCGTGGTGTCTTTCCCACACTTTTATCAAGCGGACCGGAAGTACATCGAAGCCGTCGATGGGCTCAACCCCAACAAGGAAGAGCACGAGACGTACCTCGACCTGCAGCCA ACCACAGGTGTTCCCATTCGTGCCTGCAAGAGAGCTCAGCTCAACATCATTCTGAAGAGAGTTGCAGGCTTCCC CAAAACCAAGTTCATCAACGAGACCATTTTCCCCATCATGTTCGTCAATGAG ACGGCGACTATTGACGATAACTCGGCATCCCAGATGAGGACGCTGCTCTTAATTGTGACTCTTGTGTCAAACTTCCCCTTGCTCATCGTGGGCTTGGGTATCATCCTACTGCTGGTCCTCGTCGTTTTGTTCTGCCGAAACCGCCAGAAGAAG AATGAAGTAAAACGTATTGATTTTACTGAAGCTTTTCATTCTTTTACT ACGGCAAAAGATGACACGGCATACACTCAGGTCAGCGACAAACCTGACGTCGAGTCGTCAGAAACGCCGGCCAGCCAGCCAATGAGGAACGGCTCCTACATCGCCATGTCTCCAGTGGAGGCCCAGAAGTGTTGA